The proteins below come from a single Acidovorax sp. NCPPB 4044 genomic window:
- a CDS encoding TauD/TfdA dioxygenase family protein: MSLASDDSIDTSFGDLRIRRVAGALGGEVQDLQLSEGLDDTTVAHLTAALVRHKVLFFRGQDHLDDARHQAFGERLGKTVAHPTVPAREGTRIFELDASKGGGRADSWHTDVTFLDAFPKYGILRAVTVPAYGGDTVWANTAAAYARLPEDLKRLAESLWAVHSNNYDYGADRLVVEESRLSHHRDVFASAVYEAEHPLVHVHPVSGERALLLGHFIQRIQGFSSTESARLFELLQNRVTRLENTVRWSWRQNDVAIWDNRATQHIAINDYGQQPRVVRRVTVHGDAAVAVDGRRSRTRRRPEATNDAHIDTLIATTA, translated from the coding sequence GTGAGCCTTGCTTCCGACGATTCGATTGACACCTCCTTCGGCGATCTGCGCATCCGCCGCGTGGCCGGCGCGCTCGGGGGCGAGGTGCAGGACCTGCAGCTGTCCGAAGGCCTGGACGACACCACGGTCGCCCACCTCACCGCCGCGCTGGTGCGCCACAAGGTGCTGTTCTTCCGCGGCCAGGACCATCTGGACGATGCGCGCCACCAGGCATTCGGCGAGCGCCTGGGCAAGACGGTGGCCCACCCGACGGTGCCGGCGCGCGAAGGCACGCGCATCTTCGAGCTGGATGCGTCCAAAGGCGGCGGCCGCGCCGATTCGTGGCACACCGACGTGACCTTTCTCGATGCCTTCCCCAAGTACGGCATCCTGCGCGCCGTCACGGTGCCGGCCTATGGCGGCGACACCGTCTGGGCCAACACGGCTGCGGCCTATGCCCGCCTGCCGGAAGACCTGAAACGCCTGGCCGAGAGCCTCTGGGCCGTGCACAGCAACAACTACGACTACGGCGCCGACCGCCTGGTGGTGGAGGAATCACGCCTCAGCCACCACCGCGATGTCTTCGCCTCGGCGGTCTACGAGGCCGAGCACCCGCTGGTGCACGTGCACCCGGTGTCGGGCGAACGGGCGCTGCTGCTGGGCCACTTCATCCAGCGCATCCAGGGCTTTTCCAGCACCGAATCGGCGCGCCTCTTCGAGCTGCTGCAGAACCGCGTCACGCGGCTGGAGAACACCGTGCGCTGGAGCTGGCGCCAGAACGACGTGGCCATCTGGGACAACCGCGCCACGCAGCACATCGCCATCAACGACTACGGGCAACAACCCCGTGTGGTGCGCCGCGTCACGGTGCACGGCGACGCGGCCGTGGCGGTCGACGGTCGCCGCAGCCGCACCCGCCGCCGGCCCGAAGCGACGAACGATGCGCACATCGACACGCTCATCGCCACCACGGCCTGA
- a CDS encoding ABC transporter ATP-binding protein — protein MAALTLHQITKHYGETPVIHGVDIGIRDGEFVALVGPSGCGKSTLLRMIAGLEAVTGGEIRLGGRLINDTPPRERNIAMVFQNYALYPHMTVAGNLGFALKLQGQPKDAIQRRVGEVADILGLGPLLSRTPRQLSGGQRQRVAMGRAIVRQPDAFLFDEPLSNLDAQLRVQVRTEIKALHQRLGTTTVYVTHDQVEAMTLADRIVVLKDGRVEQAGSPLDLYDRPHNAFVAGFIGSPSMNFIPGRLELEGGPRVVTDDGLHLPLAQPPRARQGDRVLYGTRPEHFALADSQDGALPARVVVVEPTGAETQVALSVGGSGGSGGHGVLAAFRDRIAVRPGEALWLRPQAAQAHLFDAASGARLN, from the coding sequence ATGGCCGCCCTCACCCTGCACCAGATCACCAAGCACTATGGCGAAACCCCGGTCATCCACGGTGTGGACATCGGCATCCGCGACGGCGAGTTCGTCGCGCTGGTCGGGCCATCGGGCTGCGGAAAATCCACGCTGCTGCGCATGATCGCGGGCCTGGAGGCGGTGACCGGCGGCGAGATCCGCCTGGGTGGCCGCCTCATCAACGACACGCCGCCGCGCGAGCGCAACATCGCCATGGTGTTCCAGAACTACGCGCTGTATCCGCACATGACCGTGGCCGGGAACTTGGGCTTCGCGCTCAAGCTGCAGGGCCAGCCCAAAGACGCCATCCAGCGCCGCGTGGGCGAGGTGGCGGACATCCTGGGCCTCGGCCCCCTGCTCTCGCGCACCCCGCGCCAGCTCTCCGGCGGCCAGCGCCAGCGCGTGGCCATGGGCCGCGCCATCGTGCGCCAGCCCGATGCCTTCCTCTTCGACGAGCCGCTCTCCAACCTGGACGCCCAGTTGCGCGTGCAGGTGCGCACCGAGATCAAGGCACTGCACCAGCGGCTGGGCACCACCACCGTCTACGTGACCCACGACCAGGTCGAGGCCATGACGCTGGCCGACCGCATCGTGGTGCTGAAGGACGGCCGCGTGGAACAGGCCGGCTCGCCGCTGGATCTGTACGACCGCCCGCACAACGCCTTCGTGGCCGGCTTCATCGGCTCGCCATCGATGAACTTCATCCCCGGCCGGCTGGAGCTGGAAGGCGGGCCCCGCGTCGTGACCGACGACGGACTGCATCTGCCACTGGCGCAGCCCCCGCGCGCGCGCCAGGGCGACCGCGTGCTGTACGGCACCCGGCCCGAACACTTCGCGTTGGCGGACAGCCAGGACGGCGCACTGCCCGCCCGCGTGGTGGTGGTGGAGCCCACCGGCGCCGAAACCCAGGTGGCGCTGTCGGTGGGCGGTAGCGGTGGCAGCGGCGGACACGGTGTGCTGGCCGCTTTCCGCGACCGCATCGCGGTGCGGCCCGGAGAGGCACTGTGGCTGCGGCCGCAGGCAGCGCAGGCGCACCTTTTCGACGCGGCGAGCGGCGCCCGGTTGAACTGA
- a CDS encoding TauD/TfdA dioxygenase family protein, which yields MSAVLSSAAVPLQDFEIRPLPGAALGAEVLGLDLSRPLGDADFTRLHRAHLDHHVVVFRDQRITPHQHVGFSRRFGPLQIHVLKNFQLAGHPEILIVSNIKNEAGEPVGLGDAGHFWHSDLSYKERPSLGSLLHAQELPSEGGDTLFADQHAAYDALPEALKKTIAPLRAEHSYLAKYEELRARSPWRPKLTPAQIAEVAPAVHPVVRTHPETGRRALFVNEHFTTRIVDLPDDEGRDLLQELFAASVRPEFVYRHVWQPHDLVFWDNRSVQHLAAGTPDTQRRKLYRTTVEGDLPL from the coding sequence ATGTCCGCAGTCCTGTCTTCTGCCGCAGTGCCCCTGCAAGATTTCGAGATCCGCCCCTTGCCCGGCGCCGCGCTGGGCGCGGAGGTGCTGGGGCTGGATCTGTCGCGGCCGTTGGGCGATGCCGATTTCACACGGCTGCACCGCGCGCACCTGGACCACCATGTGGTGGTGTTCCGGGACCAGCGCATCACGCCGCACCAGCATGTCGGATTCAGCCGCCGCTTCGGCCCGCTGCAGATCCATGTGCTGAAGAACTTCCAGCTGGCGGGCCATCCCGAGATCCTCATCGTGTCGAACATCAAGAACGAGGCCGGCGAGCCCGTGGGCCTGGGGGATGCGGGCCATTTCTGGCACTCCGACCTTTCGTACAAGGAGCGTCCGAGCCTGGGGTCGCTGCTGCACGCGCAGGAGCTGCCCTCCGAAGGGGGCGACACGCTGTTTGCCGACCAGCATGCCGCCTATGACGCGCTGCCCGAAGCACTGAAGAAGACCATCGCGCCGCTGCGCGCCGAGCACAGCTACCTCGCCAAATACGAGGAGCTGCGCGCGCGCAGCCCCTGGCGCCCCAAGCTCACGCCCGCGCAGATCGCCGAGGTGGCTCCCGCGGTGCACCCCGTCGTGCGCACCCACCCCGAGACAGGGCGCCGCGCGCTGTTCGTGAACGAGCACTTCACCACCCGCATCGTCGATCTTCCGGACGACGAGGGCCGGGATCTGCTGCAGGAACTGTTCGCCGCCAGCGTGCGGCCGGAGTTCGTCTACCGCCACGTGTGGCAGCCGCACGACCTGGTCTTCTGGGACAACCGTTCGGTGCAGCACCTGGCCGCCGGTACGCCCGACACGCAGCGCCGCAAGCTCTACCGCACGACCGTCGAGGGCGACCTGCCCCTCTGA
- a CDS encoding ABC transporter substrate-binding protein, protein MPRSEYAPAHFSLRRAMVRKAATLATAAGLLAAGLALPGMAQAEEGRLRIAQQFGIVYLLLNVAQEQKLIEKHGKAAGVDIQVEYLQLSGGSAVNDALLSGNIDIAGAGVGPLFTLWDRTRGRQNVKGVASLGNFPYYLVSNNPAVKTIADFTDKDRIALPAVGVSVQSRVLQFASAKLWGDKEFNRLDKIQVAVPHPDAAAAIIKGGTEITGHFGNPPFQEQELAANPNARIVLRSYDVLGGPSSATVLYATEKFRSESPKTYKAFVDGLNEAAQFVTAQPEKAADIYLKVTGAKTDRALLLQIIKNPEVQFKVQPENTLGLGQFLHRVGAIKHKPESLKDYFFDDALTARGS, encoded by the coding sequence ATGCCGCGCTCCGAATACGCCCCTGCCCACTTTTCCCTCCGCCGCGCGATGGTGCGCAAGGCCGCCACGCTGGCCACGGCTGCCGGCCTGCTCGCCGCGGGGCTGGCCCTGCCGGGCATGGCGCAGGCCGAAGAGGGCCGGCTGCGCATCGCGCAGCAGTTCGGCATCGTCTACCTGCTGCTCAACGTGGCGCAGGAGCAGAAGCTGATCGAAAAGCACGGCAAGGCGGCGGGCGTGGACATCCAGGTCGAATACCTGCAGCTGTCCGGCGGCTCCGCCGTGAACGATGCACTGCTGTCGGGCAACATCGATATCGCCGGGGCCGGCGTGGGCCCGCTCTTCACGCTGTGGGACCGCACCCGGGGCCGCCAGAACGTGAAGGGCGTGGCCTCGCTCGGCAACTTCCCGTACTACCTGGTCAGCAACAACCCGGCGGTGAAAACCATCGCCGACTTCACCGACAAGGACCGCATCGCGCTGCCGGCGGTGGGGGTGTCGGTGCAATCGCGCGTGCTGCAGTTCGCGTCCGCCAAGCTCTGGGGCGACAAGGAATTCAACCGGCTCGACAAGATCCAGGTCGCCGTTCCGCACCCCGATGCGGCCGCGGCCATCATCAAGGGCGGCACCGAGATCACGGGCCACTTCGGCAACCCTCCGTTCCAGGAGCAGGAGCTGGCCGCCAACCCCAATGCGCGCATCGTGCTCAGATCCTATGACGTGCTGGGGGGGCCTTCGTCGGCCACGGTGCTCTACGCCACCGAGAAGTTCAGGAGCGAAAGCCCCAAGACCTACAAGGCGTTCGTCGACGGGCTGAACGAGGCGGCGCAGTTCGTCACCGCGCAGCCCGAGAAGGCGGCCGACATCTACCTGAAGGTCACCGGCGCCAAGACCGACCGCGCCCTGCTGCTGCAGATCATCAAGAACCCCGAGGTGCAGTTCAAGGTGCAGCCCGAGAACACCCTGGGGCTGGGCCAGTTCCTGCACCGCGTGGGCGCGATCAAGCACAAGCCCGAGTCCCTCAAGGACTATTTCTTCGACGATGCGCTGACCGCGCGCGGCAGCTGA
- a CDS encoding SDR family oxidoreductase — protein MPLPAPPRTVLVTGAARRLGREIALALAAGGWQVAVHYRGSREDAIKTVADCSMFTAACAAFDADFQDEAAVRGLLPRVAARFGSVDAVVNSASLFEHDDAASFGFAALEKHLRSNTAAPILLAQALHAHLASRGRDAGGDGGAAGPEPQGAVVNLLDQKLWNPNPDFLSYTLSKAALESATTLLAQALAPRVRVVGVAPGLTLTSHMLSDEKFRELHRQSPLGRSSTPEDVAATVRFALENRSITGTTLLVDGGQHLMRFERDFSLM, from the coding sequence ATGCCCCTTCCCGCCCCTCCCCGCACCGTGCTCGTCACCGGCGCCGCCCGGCGCCTTGGCCGCGAAATCGCCCTGGCACTCGCCGCGGGGGGCTGGCAGGTGGCCGTGCACTACCGCGGCTCGCGCGAAGACGCTATAAAAACAGTAGCAGATTGTTCAATGTTTACGGCGGCATGCGCCGCATTCGATGCCGATTTCCAGGACGAGGCCGCCGTGCGGGGCCTGCTGCCGCGCGTGGCGGCGCGCTTCGGCTCGGTGGATGCGGTGGTGAACAGCGCCTCGCTCTTCGAGCACGACGACGCGGCCAGCTTCGGGTTCGCGGCGCTGGAGAAGCACCTGCGCAGCAACACGGCCGCGCCCATCCTGCTCGCGCAGGCCCTGCATGCGCACCTCGCGTCGCGTGGCCGAGATGCCGGCGGCGACGGCGGTGCGGCGGGCCCGGAGCCCCAGGGCGCCGTCGTGAACCTGCTCGACCAGAAGCTCTGGAACCCGAACCCCGACTTCCTGAGCTACACGCTGTCGAAGGCAGCGCTGGAATCGGCCACCACCCTGCTCGCCCAGGCGCTCGCGCCGCGCGTGCGCGTGGTGGGCGTGGCGCCGGGGCTCACGCTCACGAGCCACATGCTCTCGGACGAGAAATTCCGCGAACTGCACCGGCAGAGCCCCCTGGGCCGTTCCTCCACCCCCGAGGACGTGGCCGCCACCGTGCGCTTCGCGCTGGAGAACCGTTCCATCACGGGCACCACCCTGCTCGTGGACGGTGGCCAGCACCTCATGCGGTTCGAGCGCGACTTCTCGCTCATGTGA
- a CDS encoding ABC transporter substrate-binding protein — protein MTQRRHLLQAATGIGASLLLPGLASAQTGGARRFQGVTLNVSTFSAAYPKLLQQWLPEFEAQTGARVNFDAPSFPVYNQRADLELSTKGAAYDVVNVTFIYSSRWINSGWLTPLDEFIANPQLTAADWDVNDFLSGARAPETGRDGKLYGIPWTAEALLSVSSRFDLVQQAGLEFPDTTDDLVKVLRAVNKKERVAGFVSDSHYGWTFVPYLHAFGGDVFRKAPDDLFPTLDTPEAIAAADYYAQLIREFGPDGAVTYQPDQVTQALKLGRVNFSDAGQLHLAQLGDAATSRTLKTVKFGFVPKGPAGRFPGTAVHGLGIPAGSRNKEAAWAFIQWALSRQTTRRAVAAGYGSPSRRSDIDSAEFRSRQRINGSDLAQLSLDTITQAERTGHMKYRTVSVYPQVDQQLNKAIALIATGQANARQAMQQAQAQSIAELRRAGQKI, from the coding sequence ATGACGCAACGCCGCCACCTTCTGCAAGCCGCCACCGGCATCGGTGCTTCCCTGCTGCTGCCGGGCCTGGCCTCCGCCCAGACGGGAGGCGCCCGCAGGTTCCAGGGCGTCACGCTGAACGTGTCCACCTTCAGCGCCGCCTACCCCAAGCTGCTGCAGCAGTGGCTGCCCGAGTTCGAGGCACAGACCGGCGCCAGGGTGAATTTCGACGCGCCGTCCTTCCCCGTCTACAACCAGCGCGCGGACCTGGAGCTGTCCACCAAGGGCGCCGCCTACGACGTGGTGAACGTGACGTTCATCTACTCCAGCCGCTGGATCAACTCCGGCTGGCTCACGCCCCTGGACGAATTCATCGCCAACCCGCAACTCACCGCGGCCGACTGGGACGTGAACGATTTCCTGAGCGGCGCGCGCGCGCCCGAGACCGGCCGCGACGGCAAGCTCTACGGCATTCCGTGGACGGCCGAAGCACTGCTGTCGGTGTCGTCGCGCTTCGATCTCGTGCAGCAGGCGGGGCTGGAGTTTCCCGACACCACGGACGACCTGGTCAAGGTGCTGCGCGCCGTGAACAAGAAGGAACGCGTGGCCGGCTTCGTGTCCGACAGCCACTACGGCTGGACTTTCGTGCCCTACCTGCACGCGTTCGGCGGCGACGTGTTCCGCAAGGCGCCCGACGATCTCTTCCCCACGCTGGACACGCCCGAGGCCATTGCCGCCGCCGATTACTACGCCCAACTGATCCGCGAGTTCGGCCCCGATGGCGCCGTCACCTACCAGCCCGACCAGGTCACGCAGGCGCTCAAGCTCGGGCGCGTCAACTTCTCCGACGCGGGCCAGCTGCACCTCGCCCAGCTGGGCGATGCGGCCACCAGCAGGACCTTGAAGACGGTGAAGTTCGGCTTCGTCCCCAAGGGCCCGGCCGGGCGCTTTCCAGGCACCGCCGTGCACGGGCTGGGCATTCCCGCCGGCTCGCGCAACAAGGAGGCCGCGTGGGCATTCATCCAGTGGGCGCTGTCCAGGCAGACCACGCGGCGCGCCGTGGCGGCCGGCTATGGCTCGCCTTCGCGGCGCTCCGACATCGACTCGGCGGAATTCCGCAGCCGCCAGCGCATCAACGGCAGCGACCTGGCGCAGCTGTCGCTCGACACCATCACCCAGGCGGAGCGCACGGGCCACATGAAGTACCGCACCGTGTCGGTCTACCCGCAGGTGGACCAGCAGCTCAACAAGGCCATCGCGCTCATCGCCACGGGCCAGGCCAACGCGCGGCAGGCGATGCAACAGGCGCAGGCGCAGTCCATCGCCGAGTTGCGCCGCGCAGGCCAGAAGATCTGA
- a CDS encoding dihydroneopterin aldolase, which produces MHQDGGLQILTLTGLRFDANLGILDHEKAAPQPIQVDAELNQGRQPLLPHDDDIGHVLDYRKVRQIIIDECTAEHVNLLESLIGKLTRRLMQLPGVIGVRVKIAKLEIFGDCEVAIRMECGEW; this is translated from the coding sequence ATGCACCAAGACGGCGGCCTCCAGATCCTCACGCTCACCGGTTTGCGCTTCGACGCCAACCTGGGCATCCTCGACCATGAGAAGGCCGCGCCCCAGCCCATCCAGGTCGATGCCGAACTCAACCAGGGCCGCCAGCCGCTGCTGCCGCACGACGACGACATCGGCCACGTGCTCGACTACCGCAAGGTGCGCCAGATCATCATCGACGAATGCACGGCCGAGCACGTGAACCTGCTGGAGAGCCTGATCGGCAAGCTCACGCGGCGGCTGATGCAGTTGCCCGGGGTGATCGGCGTGCGCGTGAAGATCGCCAAGCTGGAGATCTTCGGCGATTGCGAGGTGGCCATCCGCATGGAGTGCGGGGAGTGGTGA
- a CDS encoding YbdD/YjiX family protein, translating to MQAARGAVQAVATGGRYLAQSLRLMVGLPDYDTYLTHQERTHPGEPVMSYAEFFRERQDARYGGKGRIGRCC from the coding sequence CTGCAGGCCGCCCGTGGGGCCGTCCAGGCCGTCGCCACGGGCGGGCGCTACCTCGCGCAGTCGCTGCGTCTCATGGTGGGCCTGCCCGACTACGACACCTACCTGACCCACCAGGAGCGCACCCATCCTGGGGAGCCGGTCATGAGCTATGCCGAATTCTTCCGCGAGCGGCAGGACGCGCGGTACGGCGGCAAGGGGCGGATCGGGCGCTGCTGCTGA
- a CDS encoding carbohydrate ABC transporter permease has translation MTSADTALPAHPLEAAPVAQHRAPRRASFVRRHGRAIAALALLAVVMFPFLWLVHLAFKPAADLFEDSLLFTPTLDGFRALLQGNFLRSFLNSLAVSTLSTGLSLAIGVPAAYALTRWRFPGRRHVALWILVTRMAPPIAFTIPFFLAYRWLGLQDTILGLALVYLTFNLAIVIWLMQTFFEAVPTALEEAAYIDGCGVWQAFWRITLPLAAPGVAATAVLCFIFAWNDFFYALILTRTQAVTAPVAIVNFLQYEGWEWSKIAAGGTLVMLPVVVFTVLVRKYLVRGLTAGGVKD, from the coding sequence ATGACAAGCGCTGACACCGCACTGCCCGCCCACCCCCTGGAGGCCGCCCCCGTGGCGCAGCATCGCGCGCCGCGCCGGGCCTCCTTCGTCCGGCGCCACGGGCGCGCCATCGCCGCATTGGCGCTGCTGGCGGTGGTGATGTTCCCGTTCCTCTGGCTGGTGCACCTGGCCTTCAAGCCGGCCGCCGACCTGTTCGAGGACAGCCTGCTGTTCACCCCCACACTGGACGGCTTCCGTGCGCTGCTGCAGGGCAACTTCCTGCGCTCGTTCCTCAACAGCCTGGCGGTGAGCACGCTCTCCACGGGCCTTTCGCTCGCCATCGGCGTGCCGGCGGCCTATGCGCTCACACGCTGGCGGTTTCCGGGACGCAGGCACGTGGCGCTGTGGATTTTGGTGACGCGCATGGCGCCGCCCATCGCGTTCACCATTCCGTTCTTCCTGGCCTACCGGTGGCTGGGGCTGCAGGACACCATCCTCGGCCTGGCGCTGGTCTACCTCACCTTCAACCTCGCCATCGTCATCTGGCTCATGCAGACCTTCTTCGAGGCCGTGCCCACCGCGCTGGAAGAAGCCGCCTACATCGACGGCTGCGGGGTATGGCAGGCGTTCTGGCGCATCACGCTGCCGCTGGCCGCGCCGGGCGTGGCCGCCACGGCGGTGCTGTGCTTCATCTTCGCGTGGAACGACTTCTTCTATGCCCTCATCCTCACCCGCACGCAGGCGGTGACGGCCCCGGTGGCGATCGTCAACTTCCTGCAGTACGAGGGCTGGGAGTGGTCCAAGATCGCCGCCGGCGGCACGCTGGTGATGCTGCCGGTGGTGGTGTTCACCGTGCTCGTGCGCAAGTATCTCGTGCGCGGCCTCACGGCCGGCGGCGTCAAGGACTGA
- a CDS encoding class I SAM-dependent methyltransferase: protein MGDNRAVTTTEQHPSLSSALAQQVADGIAGAGGWVGFDRFMEWALYAPGLGYYANASPKFGTLPQSGSDFVTAPELSPVFGRALARQVAEALEVTGTHEVWEFGAGSGALAAQLLEVLGDRVRRYTIVDLSGSLRERQRERLAPWGERVQWAQALPERFEGVVVGNEVLDAMPVQLLARHGGAADGVWHERGVVVARPASAGEAPQFGWADRPTALRPPVEPEGPQDYLTEIHAQGEGFLRMLAQRLARGAAFLIDYGFPEAEYYHPQRHMGTLVCHRAHQVDSDPLADVGAKDITAHVNFTAMALAAQEAGLQVLGYTTQAHFLINCGLLSLLEPLPQAERAQAAKLMMEHEMGELFKVLAVGAGPEAWAPMGFARGDRTHRL, encoded by the coding sequence ATGGGGGACAATCGGGCGGTGACGACGACAGAACAGCACCCCAGTTTATCGAGCGCCCTGGCGCAGCAGGTGGCGGACGGCATCGCCGGCGCCGGAGGATGGGTCGGTTTCGACCGGTTCATGGAATGGGCGCTCTACGCGCCCGGCCTCGGCTACTACGCCAACGCATCGCCGAAATTCGGCACCCTGCCGCAATCGGGCAGCGATTTCGTGACGGCGCCGGAGCTCTCGCCCGTCTTCGGCCGTGCGCTGGCGCGGCAGGTGGCCGAGGCGCTGGAGGTGACCGGCACGCACGAGGTGTGGGAGTTCGGCGCGGGCTCGGGCGCGCTGGCCGCGCAACTGCTCGAAGTCCTGGGCGACCGCGTGCGGCGCTACACCATCGTGGACCTGTCCGGCAGCCTGCGCGAGCGCCAGCGGGAGCGGCTCGCCCCGTGGGGCGAGCGTGTGCAGTGGGCCCAGGCCCTGCCGGAGCGCTTCGAGGGCGTGGTGGTGGGCAACGAAGTGCTGGATGCGATGCCCGTGCAACTGCTGGCCCGCCACGGCGGCGCCGCGGACGGCGTGTGGCACGAGCGCGGTGTGGTGGTGGCCCGGCCGGCATCCGCCGGCGAGGCTCCGCAGTTCGGGTGGGCCGACCGCCCCACCGCGCTGCGCCCGCCGGTGGAGCCCGAAGGCCCGCAGGACTACCTGACCGAGATCCACGCGCAGGGCGAAGGCTTCCTGCGCATGCTGGCGCAGCGCCTGGCCCGCGGCGCCGCCTTTCTCATCGACTACGGCTTTCCCGAGGCGGAGTACTACCACCCGCAGCGCCACATGGGCACGCTGGTCTGCCACCGGGCCCACCAGGTCGATTCCGATCCGCTGGCGGACGTGGGGGCCAAGGACATCACCGCCCACGTGAACTTCACCGCCATGGCGCTGGCGGCACAGGAGGCCGGCCTGCAGGTGCTGGGCTACACCACGCAGGCACATTTCCTCATCAACTGCGGCCTGCTGTCGTTGCTGGAGCCCCTGCCCCAGGCGGAACGGGCCCAGGCGGCCAAGCTGATGATGGAGCACGAAATGGGCGAGCTTTTCAAGGTGCTGGCCGTGGGCGCCGGCCCCGAGGCCTGGGCCCCCATGGGCTTTGCACGTGGGGACCGCACGCACCGGCTGTAG
- a CDS encoding carbohydrate ABC transporter permease, giving the protein MADATVPAPPASQGWQSARRRAFALGLAPSLIVLLAITLVPAAALLVASFTPLSLTDPAGTFHFRDPLGNYRHLLEDARFLGSIATQLKLSAASVALQLAVGLGLALLLNGPSRVLGAARGAFLIPMVLPPIVVALIWKIMFTPDVSPLHRALDAIGWPVRSVIANPDTALWAIAFADTWQWFPFTMLMVLAALQMMPADPIEAASLDGADRWQLFRYIVFPHIRPVLVVCGLFRLIDSFKAFPLIFVLTDGGPGTVTEVTNYYGFIQAFNFSYWGYASAIAMVILAGVFTLSWLVGRLGWNDHDKR; this is encoded by the coding sequence ATGGCCGATGCCACCGTGCCCGCCCCGCCCGCATCGCAAGGCTGGCAGTCCGCCCGGCGCCGCGCCTTCGCGCTCGGGCTGGCGCCATCGCTCATCGTGCTGCTGGCGATCACCCTGGTGCCGGCCGCGGCCCTGCTGGTGGCCAGCTTCACGCCGCTGAGCCTGACCGACCCGGCAGGCACCTTCCACTTCCGCGACCCGCTGGGCAACTACCGGCACCTGCTGGAAGACGCGCGCTTCCTGGGCTCCATCGCCACGCAGCTGAAACTGTCGGCCGCCAGCGTGGCGCTGCAGCTGGCCGTGGGGCTGGGCCTGGCGCTGCTGCTCAACGGGCCGTCGCGCGTGCTGGGCGCGGCGCGGGGCGCGTTCCTCATCCCGATGGTGCTGCCGCCCATCGTCGTGGCGCTGATCTGGAAGATCATGTTCACGCCCGACGTGAGCCCGCTGCACCGGGCGCTCGATGCGATCGGCTGGCCGGTGCGCTCGGTCATCGCCAACCCCGACACCGCCCTCTGGGCCATCGCCTTCGCCGACACCTGGCAGTGGTTTCCGTTCACCATGCTCATGGTGCTGGCTGCGCTGCAGATGATGCCCGCCGACCCGATCGAAGCCGCCAGCCTGGACGGCGCCGACCGCTGGCAGCTCTTTCGGTACATCGTGTTCCCGCACATCCGCCCGGTGCTGGTGGTGTGCGGCCTCTTCCGGCTCATCGACAGCTTCAAGGCGTTCCCGCTGATCTTCGTGCTGACCGACGGAGGGCCGGGCACGGTGACCGAGGTCACCAATTACTACGGATTCATCCAGGCCTTCAACTTTTCCTACTGGGGCTATGCCAGCGCGATCGCCATGGTGATCCTGGCAGGCGTGTTCACGCTGAGCTGGCTGGTGGGGCGACTGGGATGGAACGACCATGACAAGCGCTGA